A window of the Narcine bancroftii isolate sNarBan1 chromosome 4, sNarBan1.hap1, whole genome shotgun sequence genome harbors these coding sequences:
- the LOC138762457 gene encoding PE-PGRS family protein PE_PGRS26-like yields the protein MEQRGRSSGEGAAGKEQRGRSSGEGAAGKEQRGRSSGEGAAGKEQRGRSSGEGAAGKEQRGRSSGEGAAGKEQRGRSSGEGAAGKEQRGRSSGEGAAGKEQRGRSSGEGAAGKEQRGRSSGEGAAGKEQRGRSSGEGAAGKEQRGRSSGEGAAGKEQRGRSSGEGAAGKEQRGRSSGEGAAGKEQRGRSSGEGAAGKEQRGRSSGEGAAGKEQRGRSSGEGAAGKEQRGRSSGEGAAGKEQRGRSSGEGAAGKEQRGRSSKSKMLVEEKTYKEEQSL from the coding sequence ATGGAGCAGCGGGGAAGGAGCAGCGGGGAAGGAGCAGCGGGGAAGGAGCAGCGGGGAAGGAGCAGCGGGGAAGGAGCAGCGGGGAAGGAGCAGCGGGGAAGGAGCAGCGGGGAAGGAGCAGCGGGGAAGGAGCAGCGGGGAAGGAGCAGCGGGGAAGGAGCAGCGGGGAAGGAGCAGCGGGGAAGGAGCAGCGGGGAAGGAGCAGCGGGGAAGGAGCAGCGGGGAAGGAGCAGCGGGGAAGGAGCAGCGGGGAAGGAGCAGCGGGGAAGGAGCAGCGGGGAAGGAGCAGCGGGGAAGGAGCAGCGGGGAAGGAGCAGCGGGGAAGGAGCAGCGGGGAAGGAGCAGCGGGGAAGGAGCAGCGGGGAAGGAGCAGCGGGGAAGGAGCAGCGGGGAAGGAGCAGCGGGGAAGGAGCAGCGGGGAAGGAGCAGCGGGGAAGGAGCAGCGGGGAAGGAGCAGCGGGGAAGGAGCAGCGGGGAAGGAGCAGCGGGGAAGGAGCAGCGGGGAAGGAGCAGCGGGGAAGGAGCAGCGGGGAAGGAGCAGCGGGGAAGGAGCAGCGGGGAAGGAGCAGCGGGGAAGGAGCAGCGGGGAAGGAGCAGCGGGGAAGGAGCAGCGGGGAAGGAGCAGCGGGGAAGGAGCAGCGGGGAAGGAGCAGCGGGGAAGGAGCAGCGGGGAAGGAGCAGCGGGGAAGGAGCAGCGGGGAAGGAGCAGCGGGGAAGGAGCAGCGGGGAAGGAGCAGCGGGGAAGGAGCAGCGGGGAAGGAGCAGCGGGGAAGGAGCAGCAAATCTAAAATGTTAGTCGAGGAAAAGACTTATAAAGAAGAACAAAGTCTGTGA